From the Wolbachia endosymbiont of Encarsia formosa genome, the window CATTAATAATATTTAATACAAAACTCTGTGGGTCCTTCGTAATACTATGCCACCTATTATCAAGAATATTTACTTCTAACATTCGCTCATCCTTATTATTTTATTCCACTCAGTCTCTAAAACCGGAGAAACTGATAAACGTGACTGTTTTAATATAACCATATTTTTCAAAAGTGGGTTTTGTTTTATACTGTTTAACGTCACCTGGTTACTTAAAGGTTTCAAAAGTTTTACATTCACTAATCCAAATTTGGAATTATAAACATGATAATACTCCTTTAATACTTCAACTATTCCAAGTATAACTTTCTCTTTACCTGTATGATAAAAAAATGCAAGATCGCCTAATTTCATAGCTCTCATGTAATTTTGAGCTTGATAATTGCGTACACCATTCCACTGCGTCACCTGCTCCTTTTCCATTTTTTGCCACGAGTATTCACTTGGTTCTGACTTGAGTAGCCAAAATTGCATTATTTTTTTCTTCTTAGATAAGCTGGTATATCATAAACATTGCTGCCCCACTTAACCCTTTCGTTTGTTTGCTCAGTTGAAGCATATTCTTTTGTTTCTGATATTGGAATTTGATTATAAGGCCATTTAAAATTTTTTTCCTCTGCTGGGATCTTGTTTTGATTAACAGATGAATTGTTGTTACAGCTATCAATGCCAGTTGCAAGAACAGAAACTCTAACTCTTCCCTCCATCGCCTGATCAAAAGTGGCACCAAATATTATATTTGCGTTTTCATCTACTTCTTCACGCACTCTATTGGCTGCAGAATCAACCTCAAATAGAGTCATATCTCCACCACCAGTAATATTAATTAATATTCCTTGTGCACCTTTCATTGATACATTATCAAGTAATGGATTAGATATCGCAGCCTCTGCAGCACTAATTGCCCTATCTTCTCCTTCTGCCTCTCCAGTACCAATCATTGCTTTACCCATCTCACTCATTACTGTTTCTATATCAGCAAAATCAAGGTTAATAAGCCCTGGCATAACCATCAGATCAGTTACTCCTCTTATGCCAATATGCAGAACATTATCGGCGAGTTGAAATGCGTCAGCAAATGTAGTTTTCTCATTAGCAATTCTAAATAAATTTTGATTGGGAATGACAATAAGTGTATCTACGTATTTTTGCAACTCTTCAAGTCCAAGTTCTGCAATGCGCATACGTCGCACACCTTCAAAACCGAACGGCTTAGTTACAACTCCAACAGTCAGTATCTTTTTTTCTTTTGCTCCTTTATCTTTAACTACCGCTCTTGCTTCTCTGGCTGCTTTTGCAATTACCGGTGCAGCACCTGTTCCAGTACCACCACCCATCCCTGCTGTGATAAAGAGCATATGGCTATCTTTTATATGCACCATAATTTCATCGATTGATTCTTCTGCTGCACCTTTGCCAACATCAGGCAAAGCACCGGCACCAAGGCCCTTAGTTAAGTTGATACCAAGTTGAATTTTTTTATCACATAATGACTTCTCTAACGCTTGGGCGTCGGTATTTGCTACAACAAAATTTACCCCTTGTAAATTGGATTGAATCATGTTGTTTACAGCATTTCCACCAGCACCACCCACCCCCACAACGGTAATCCTTGGGTGCAATATGGGTAATTCTGGTAAACTAAGGTCAATTGACATTTAAATTACTCAAATATTAGTGAATTCACTTGATAACAAGTTACTGCTTTTTTAACAATATGCAAACACTTTTCATTTTGACATATGCAAATAGTAAACAAGATTTACTTATTCTTAACATTATTAATCAGTAGGTATAATAATTGTAGGCTTTCAAACAGGAATACTTAGAATGCAAAAAAAAATTATGAAAAGGGATAGAAGCCTATCCCTTTTGTTGAAAACATAATTTATGCAGAGGGAGTTTTCACAGGATAAGATATTGATTTAATATTATCTATTTGAGTGTTTGGTTCTCCCTCTATGTGCACTGTTTCTTTTGTTTCCTCGATGACTTTACTAGAGGGTTTAACTTCCTCTGATTTACTACTGTTCATATATGCATACACAGGTGCAGTTATTAAAGCTGCTACTGCAGCAAGAACTACCAAACTAGCAATAAGTGGATGAGCAGCTTCAAATGCAGACATTGTAGCAATAGCAGGAGTCACAAGTTCTGCAGCCTTTGTTCCAACCGTACCGACGAAAGACGCATAAGCTGGGCTTAAGAAATAAGCAGCTGTAAGTGAAGTTACTAGTGCAATTGCTGCAAAAGTAGCAGCTGTTTTATACGGATTTTCTTTTACAAGATTCCAACCTTGCACAGAAACTTCTTTAGCTGCTGACCAAATTCCTTTGTTTGAATATTGCGTTTTTATTGCTTCAAATTTTCCCATAACTATACTCCAAAAATATTAAAATTTCATTAAGGGTAGTATATGGCAAAAAAAAGTTTCCTGTCAAGTAAATTAACTTATTTATACATTCTTATTCTTTAATTTAGTGCTTCTGCAATATGTGCTCTTTTTATTTCCTCACTTTTTGCAAGATCTGCAATGGTTCTTGCAACTCTTAATATGCGTATGTAGCCTCGATTGGAAATGTAATTTTCTTTCAGTACGTATTTTAGTAATTCTAATCCTTCCTCGTCTGGCTTAGTTAATGCTTCACCACTTACTTCTGCATTACAATAAATATTCAATTTACTATAACGCTCAGCTTGAATTTTCCTCGCTGCTATCACTCTTTTTCTAATATTTTCAGTGCTTTCTCCTTCTGAAGAAATTTCAGGAGAGAGTATACTAACGTTTGGCATTTCAATGCATATGTCTATTCTATCAAGCAAAGGTCCTGATATTTTATTTCTATAATCTGTGCCGCATTTGGAGCTTTGTTGCACGATCTACTTGCATCACCTAAGTAACCGCACCTGCAGGGATTCATTGCAGCTATAAGTTGAAAATTAGCTGGATAAGTAATGTGAGCATTTGCCCTTGCGATAGTGACTTTTCTATCTTCAAGTGGTTGGCGTAGAGAATCAAGCACAAGCCTTGGAAATTCAGGTAGCTCGTCAAGAAATAACACACCATTGTGAGCCATGGTAATTTCCCCAGGCTTTGCATTTTTTCCTCCTCCTATCATTGCTGGCATGGAACATGAGTGATGAGGTTCACGAAAGGGACGAGTTACTTTAAATGTTTCGTTACCGGCTTTTGTTATGCTAGAGATAATATTAACATCAATCATCTCCTGCTCAGTCAAATCAGGTAATAGCCCTATAAATCGCTTAGCAAGCATTGATTTTCCAGTACCAGGAGGTCCAACAAGAAGCATATTGTGTCCACCTGCTGCTGCAATTTCATCTGCTCTTTTTGCAACAACTTGGCCTTTGATATCTTTCATATCTGAAACTAACCTTTTCTCCTTGGGTACATCACTATAGTTAAAAACTATCGGCTCAATTAACTGTTCACCTTTAAAAGGTCTGACAATATCGGTTAACTTTTCTATTGCAAGAACCGAAATATTTTCTATCCACGCAGCTTCTATAACATTACCTCTTGGGCAGATTATGCCTTTACTTTCTCGTTTTGCATTTATTACTGTTGGAAGTACTCCTGAGATTGGAATAACTCTTCTATCTAGTCCTAGCTCACCCATTATTATATAAGATTGGACTTTTTCAACTGGTATCACATTCATCACAACAAGTAATCCAACAGCAATAGCTAAATCATAATGACTGCCTTCTTTAAGCAAATCCGCAGGGGAAAGATTCACTGTGATTCTTTTTGGAGGTAGCAGCAGATTGATTGAGTTTAACGCTGCTCTGATGCGCTCTTTGGACTCTGCAACAGTTTTATCCGGCAATCCAACAATATTAAAAGCTGGAATACCATTTGCCATGTGAATCTGTACATTAACATTTACTGTGCTGACTCCCTGAAGTGCAACGGTATTTATATTTGCAATCATAATATATTGTATAAAGTTATTAGTATAATATATTTATAAAGTAACGAAGTAAAAAGTAGCTGTTAAAAGTGGTTTAATTTAGCAAAAAAGCGTAGTATTCTATCACTTTGCTAATTTCTTATGTTTATAAGAATAATCGCTTTTCTTTTGCTATATTCAAGCGCAGTTTTCTGTAGTGATTGTAACTTTAACTTACCATATCGTGGGCTCAGTTGTGATTTGGATCTATCATATAGAAATTTAAGTAATATAAAGAAATTATTGAATAACAAAAATAAGTTCGTTGCACTTACGTTTGATGATGGACCGTCTTATAATAGAGCAGGAGATATTATTAAT encodes:
- the ftsZ gene encoding cell division protein FtsZ, with the protein product MSIDLSLPELPILHPRITVVGVGGAGGNAVNNMIQSNLQGVNFVVANTDAQALEKSLCDKKIQLGINLTKGLGAGALPDVGKGAAEESIDEIMVHIKDSHMLFITAGMGGGTGTGAAPVIAKAAREARAVVKDKGAKEKKILTVGVVTKPFGFEGVRRMRIAELGLEELQKYVDTLIVIPNQNLFRIANEKTTFADAFQLADNVLHIGIRGVTDLMVMPGLINLDFADIETVMSEMGKAMIGTGEAEGEDRAISAAEAAISNPLLDNVSMKGAQGILINITGGGDMTLFEVDSAANRVREEVDENANIIFGATFDQAMEGRVRVSVLATGIDSCNNNSSVNQNKIPAEEKNFKWPYNQIPISETKEYASTEQTNERVKWGSNVYDIPAYLRRKK
- a CDS encoding EVE domain-containing protein; translated protein: MQFWLLKSEPSEYSWQKMEKEQVTQWNGVRNYQAQNYMRAMKLGDLAFFYHTGKEKVILGIVEVLKEYYHVYNSKFGLVNVKLLKPLSNQVTLNSIKQNPLLKNMVILKQSRLSVSPVLETEWNKIIRMSEC